Proteins found in one Streptomyces sp. CB09001 genomic segment:
- a CDS encoding A24 family peptidase gives MSTDTAINAAINTAIDTAIDIDLVVVLVAALWGAATGALLPRAAYRFSAPSGEAWRERCPGGHPVRGWFGPARCGQCATGQVGQVEQAGQVEQVEQAHQTAYGPRTASLAVATALVCVLLAAATGTRPELAVWLLLAPVGVLLAVVDLKVRRLPDPLTLPLAGAALVLLGLTALVPEHAGEWTTALLGALALGAGYLVLFLINPAGMGFGDVKLALTAGAVLGWYGWPTLMLGTFAGFLLGALYGGALLVARRANRKTAIPFGPFLIAGAFLGVLAGAYAA, from the coding sequence ATGAGCACCGACACCGCTATCAACGCCGCCATCAACACCGCTATCGACACGGCCATCGACATCGATCTCGTGGTCGTTCTCGTCGCCGCGCTGTGGGGCGCGGCGACGGGCGCGTTGCTGCCCCGCGCGGCCTACCGGTTCTCCGCCCCCTCCGGGGAGGCGTGGCGAGAGCGGTGCCCGGGCGGGCATCCCGTCCGGGGCTGGTTCGGCCCGGCGCGGTGCGGGCAGTGTGCGACCGGCCAGGTCGGCCAGGTCGAGCAGGCCGGCCAGGTCGAGCAGGTCGAGCAGGCCCACCAGACCGCCTACGGGCCCCGCACCGCGTCCCTCGCCGTCGCCACCGCCCTCGTCTGCGTCCTCCTCGCAGCCGCCACCGGCACCCGGCCCGAGCTCGCCGTCTGGCTGCTGCTCGCCCCCGTCGGCGTACTGCTCGCCGTCGTCGACCTGAAGGTGCGGCGGCTGCCCGACCCGCTCACCCTGCCGCTGGCCGGCGCCGCCCTCGTCCTGCTCGGGCTCACCGCGCTCGTGCCCGAGCACGCGGGGGAGTGGACGACCGCCCTGCTGGGCGCCCTCGCCCTCGGCGCCGGTTACCTCGTGCTGTTCCTCATCAACCCGGCCGGCATGGGCTTCGGCGACGTCAAGCTCGCCCTCACGGCCGGTGCCGTCCTCGGCTGGTACGGCTGGCCCACACTGATGCTGGGCACCTTCGCCGGGTTCCTGCTCGGGGCGCTGTACGGGGGCGCCCTCCTCGTCGCCCGGCGCGCGAACCGCAAGACGGCCATCCCCTTCGGGCCGTTCCTCATCGCGGGCGCCTTCCTCGGCGTCCTGGCCGGGGCGTACGCGGCCTGA
- a CDS encoding demethylmenaquinone methyltransferase — MTRASLNKQPHEVASMFDHVAERYDLTNAVLSLGQDRAWRKAVARAVDARPAQKVLDLAAGTATSSLPFARTGAYVVPCDFSQGMLQVGKERHSWLPFTAGDASRLPFKDDVFDAVTISFGLRNVQDTDAALREMYRVTRPGGRVVICEFSHPTWAPFRTVYTEYLMRALPPVARAVSSNPDAYVYLAESIRAWPDQPALAERLGKAGWSRVAWRNLTGGVVTLHRGFKAS; from the coding sequence GTGACCCGCGCTTCCCTGAACAAGCAGCCGCACGAAGTCGCCTCGATGTTCGACCACGTCGCGGAACGGTACGACCTGACGAACGCCGTGCTCTCGCTCGGCCAGGACCGGGCGTGGCGCAAGGCGGTCGCCAGAGCCGTCGACGCCCGCCCGGCGCAGAAGGTCCTGGACCTGGCGGCCGGCACCGCGACCTCCTCCCTCCCCTTCGCCCGCACCGGCGCCTACGTCGTCCCCTGCGACTTCTCCCAGGGCATGCTCCAGGTCGGCAAGGAACGGCACTCCTGGCTGCCGTTCACCGCGGGCGACGCGAGCCGGCTGCCGTTCAAGGACGACGTCTTCGACGCCGTCACCATCTCCTTCGGGCTGCGCAACGTCCAGGACACGGACGCCGCGCTGCGCGAGATGTACCGGGTGACGCGGCCCGGCGGCCGGGTCGTCATCTGCGAGTTCTCGCACCCGACCTGGGCGCCGTTCCGCACCGTCTACACCGAGTACCTGATGCGCGCCCTGCCGCCGGTCGCCCGCGCGGTGTCGTCCAACCCCGACGCGTACGTCTACCTCGCCGAGTCCATCCGGGCCTGGCCCGACCAGCCGGCACTCGCCGAGCGGCTGGGCAAGGCCGGCTGGTCCAGGGTCGCGTGGCGCAACCTGACGGGCGGCGTGGTGACGCTGCACCGCGGCTTCAAGGCGAGCTGA
- a CDS encoding NADH-quinone oxidoreductase subunit B, which translates to MGLEEKLPSGFLLTTVEQAAGWVRKSSVFPATFGLACCAIEMMTTGAGRYDLARFGMEVFRGSPRQADLMIVAGRVSQKMAPVLRQVYDQMPNPKWVISMGVCASSGGMFNNYAIVQGVDHVVPVDIYLPGCPPRPEMLMDAILKLHQKIQSSKLGVNAEEAAREAEEAALKALPTIEMKGLLR; encoded by the coding sequence ATGGGACTCGAAGAAAAACTGCCGAGCGGCTTCCTGCTGACCACCGTCGAGCAGGCCGCGGGCTGGGTACGCAAGTCGTCCGTCTTCCCGGCCACGTTCGGCCTCGCCTGCTGTGCCATCGAGATGATGACCACCGGCGCCGGCCGCTACGACCTGGCGCGCTTCGGCATGGAGGTCTTCCGCGGTTCGCCGCGGCAGGCGGACCTGATGATCGTCGCGGGCCGGGTCAGCCAGAAGATGGCGCCGGTGCTGCGACAGGTCTACGACCAGATGCCGAACCCGAAGTGGGTCATCTCCATGGGGGTCTGCGCCTCCTCGGGCGGCATGTTCAACAACTACGCCATCGTCCAGGGCGTCGACCACGTCGTCCCCGTCGACATCTACCTCCCCGGCTGCCCGCCGCGGCCCGAGATGCTGATGGACGCCATCCTCAAGCTCCACCAGAAGATCCAGAGCTCCAAGCTCGGGGTCAACGCCGAGGAAGCGGCCCGCGAGGCGGAGGAGGCGGCCCTCAAGGCCCTGCCCACGATCGAGATGAAGGGGCTGCTGCGGTGA
- the nuoE gene encoding NADH-quinone oxidoreductase subunit NuoE: MTTSSSERGVSLGMPELPAPAYPDDVRARLETDAREVIARYPDSRSALLPLLHLVQSEEGHVTRTGMQFCADMLDLTTAEVTAVATFYTMYRRRPSGDYQVGVCTNTLCAVMGGDAIFESLQDHLGVGNGETTDDGKVTLEHIECNAACDFAPVVMVNWEFFDNQTPATVKDLVDDLRAGRPVTPTRGAPLCTFKETARILAGFPDERDGAVAAGGSAGPASLAGLKLAKGEVPAARVVHPRDGGPHDAPQDRAVHDPSPTEHLSSHDAPQDTSASDPSNPAGPTAEEGE; the protein is encoded by the coding sequence GTGACCACCTCTTCTTCGGAGCGGGGCGTCAGCCTGGGCATGCCGGAACTGCCCGCGCCCGCCTACCCGGACGACGTCCGGGCCCGGCTGGAGACCGACGCGCGCGAGGTCATCGCCCGCTACCCGGACTCCCGGTCCGCCCTCCTGCCGTTGCTGCACCTGGTGCAGTCGGAGGAGGGACACGTCACGCGCACCGGGATGCAGTTCTGCGCGGACATGCTGGACCTCACCACCGCCGAGGTCACCGCGGTCGCGACCTTCTACACCATGTACCGGCGCCGGCCCAGCGGCGACTACCAGGTCGGGGTCTGCACCAACACGCTGTGCGCGGTGATGGGCGGCGACGCCATCTTCGAGTCCCTCCAGGACCACCTCGGCGTCGGCAACGGCGAGACCACCGACGACGGCAAGGTCACCCTGGAGCACATCGAGTGCAACGCGGCCTGCGACTTCGCACCGGTCGTGATGGTCAACTGGGAGTTCTTCGACAACCAGACCCCGGCGACCGTCAAGGACCTCGTCGACGACCTGCGCGCGGGACGGCCGGTGACGCCCACGCGCGGTGCGCCGCTGTGCACCTTCAAGGAGACCGCCCGGATCCTGGCGGGCTTCCCCGACGAGCGGGACGGCGCCGTCGCGGCCGGCGGCAGCGCGGGTCCCGCCTCCCTGGCCGGCCTGAAGCTGGCGAAGGGCGAAGTGCCCGCCGCACGCGTGGTGCACCCGCGGGACGGCGGACCGCACGACGCGCCGCAGGACCGGGCTGTGCACGACCCGTCCCCGACGGAACACCTCAGCTCGCACGACGCGCCGCAGGACACATCGGCATCCGACCCTTCCAACCCGGCAGGGCCTACCGCCGAGGAGGGGGAGTGA
- a CDS encoding NADH-quinone oxidoreductase subunit D produces the protein MSTSHASPRETTEGTVYTVTGGDWDEVVQSAARADDERIVVNMGPQHPSTHGVLRLILEIDGETVTEARCGIGYLHTGIEKNLEYRNWTQGTTFVTRMDYLTPFFNEAAYCLGVEKLLGIEDQIPDRATIIRVLLMELNRLSSHLVAIATGGMELGATTIMIYGFRDRELILDIYELITGLRMNHAYIRPGGLAQDLPPGAVDQIREFVKKMNKNLPEYDKLATGNPIFKARMQDVGYLDLAGCMALGATGPVLRSTGLPHDLRKTQPYCGYETYDFDVPTADTCDSYGRFLIRLEEMRQSLRIVEQCLDRLQPGPVMVADKKIAWPAQLALGPDGLGNSLDHIKKIMGTSMEALIHHFKLVTEGFRVPPGQAYTAVESPKGELGVHVVSDGGTRPFRVHFRDPSFTNLQAMAAMCEGGQVADVIVAVASIDPVMGGVDR, from the coding sequence GTGAGCACTTCCCACGCCTCCCCCAGGGAGACGACCGAAGGCACCGTCTACACGGTCACCGGCGGTGACTGGGACGAGGTCGTCCAGTCCGCGGCCCGCGCCGACGACGAGCGCATCGTCGTCAACATGGGCCCGCAGCACCCGTCCACACACGGCGTGCTCCGCCTCATCCTGGAGATCGACGGCGAGACGGTCACCGAGGCCCGCTGCGGCATCGGCTACCTGCACACCGGCATCGAGAAGAACCTCGAGTACCGGAACTGGACGCAGGGCACCACGTTCGTGACGCGCATGGACTACCTGACGCCGTTCTTCAACGAGGCGGCGTACTGCCTGGGCGTCGAGAAACTCCTGGGCATCGAGGACCAGATCCCGGACCGCGCCACGATCATCCGGGTCCTGCTGATGGAGCTGAACCGGCTCTCCTCGCACCTGGTGGCCATCGCCACCGGCGGCATGGAGCTGGGCGCCACCACGATCATGATCTACGGCTTCCGCGATCGTGAACTGATTCTCGACATCTACGAGCTGATCACCGGCCTCAGGATGAACCACGCGTACATCCGCCCGGGCGGACTCGCCCAGGACCTGCCGCCGGGCGCCGTGGACCAGATCCGCGAGTTCGTGAAGAAGATGAACAAGAACCTCCCCGAGTACGACAAGCTCGCCACCGGGAACCCCATCTTCAAGGCCCGCATGCAGGACGTCGGCTACCTCGACCTGGCCGGCTGCATGGCCCTCGGCGCCACCGGCCCCGTCCTCAGGTCCACCGGCCTCCCGCACGACCTGCGCAAGACCCAGCCGTACTGCGGCTACGAGACGTACGACTTCGACGTCCCGACCGCCGACACCTGCGACTCCTACGGCCGCTTCCTGATCCGGCTGGAGGAGATGCGCCAGTCGCTCAGGATCGTCGAGCAGTGCCTGGACCGGCTCCAGCCCGGCCCGGTCATGGTCGCCGACAAGAAGATCGCCTGGCCCGCCCAGCTCGCCCTGGGGCCGGACGGCCTGGGCAACTCCCTCGACCACATCAAGAAGATCATGGGCACCTCCATGGAGGCCCTGATCCACCACTTCAAGCTGGTCACCGAGGGCTTCCGGGTACCGCCGGGACAGGCGTACACGGCGGTCGAGTCCCCCAAGGGCGAGCTCGGCGTGCACGTCGTCTCCGACGGTGGCACCCGACCCTTCCGGGTCCACTTCCGCGACCCGTCCTTCACCAACCTGCAGGCCATGGCGGCGATGTGCGAGGGCGGCCAGGTCGCCGACGTCATCGTCGCGGTGGCGTCCATCGACCCCGTGATGGGAGGCGTCGACCGGTGA
- a CDS encoding PASTA domain-containing protein — translation MRLVSEKPDVLVPRLVGLMAVDAYETAHGQGLDLYAPDRPDLRTAVVDHVVRQYPRPGAHVLRESTVYVWFDFGEGEGGGGIREPRVPRPPLGGLRRELAEPGQPPSYCAALSSP, via the coding sequence GTGCGCCTGGTATCCGAGAAACCCGATGTCCTCGTACCGCGCCTGGTCGGCCTCATGGCCGTGGACGCGTACGAGACCGCCCACGGACAGGGCCTGGACCTGTACGCGCCGGACCGGCCCGATCTCCGGACCGCCGTTGTCGACCACGTCGTACGCCAGTATCCGCGGCCCGGGGCGCACGTGCTCCGGGAGTCGACGGTGTACGTGTGGTTCGACTTCGGGGAGGGTGAGGGCGGCGGGGGCATCCGCGAGCCGCGCGTGCCCCGTCCTCCCCTGGGCGGGCTCCGCCGGGAGCTGGCGGAGCCGGGGCAACCGCCGTCCTACTGCGCCGCGCTCAGCTCGCCTTGA
- a CDS encoding C40 family peptidase produces MSHTAHIRSHRKPRRSASTIAMRTGVAGGVLSTLAVAGASGAAHAAEPVTQTLELPTLTADLAAQVAQSADVTQQAAASYQLQAERDAAAAKAAKQAKTDLAEAKKKAAEAKRKAAEAARKEAAERASRTAERTTLSASADSGSSTGTGAGSSTGTSTATGSAAAVVSFAQAQVGKAYVSGATGPSAYDCSGLVQAAFKQVGISLPRVSQAQSTAGTQVGLDNLQPGDILYWGGAGSAYHVGVYVGGGMFVGAQNSSTGVVERPLSYDPPSGAVRVL; encoded by the coding sequence ATGTCCCACACCGCTCACATACGCAGCCACCGGAAGCCCCGCCGCAGCGCGTCGACGATCGCGATGCGGACCGGAGTTGCCGGTGGCGTCCTCAGCACCCTGGCAGTGGCCGGTGCGTCGGGGGCGGCCCACGCGGCCGAACCCGTGACGCAGACCCTCGAACTGCCCACCCTGACGGCCGACCTGGCCGCTCAGGTCGCCCAGTCCGCGGACGTCACGCAGCAGGCGGCCGCGAGCTACCAGCTGCAGGCCGAGCGTGACGCGGCGGCAGCCAAGGCCGCCAAGCAGGCCAAGACGGACCTCGCCGAGGCCAAGAAGAAGGCCGCGGAAGCCAAGAGGAAGGCCGCGGAGGCCGCACGCAAGGAGGCCGCCGAACGCGCCTCGCGCACCGCCGAGCGCACCACCCTGAGCGCCTCCGCGGACTCCGGTTCCTCGACCGGCACCGGCGCCGGCAGCAGCACCGGCACGTCCACGGCGACCGGGTCGGCCGCCGCCGTCGTCTCCTTCGCGCAGGCCCAGGTCGGCAAGGCGTACGTCTCCGGCGCCACCGGCCCGTCCGCCTACGACTGCTCCGGTCTCGTGCAGGCCGCCTTCAAGCAGGTCGGCATCAGCCTGCCCCGCGTCTCCCAGGCGCAGTCGACGGCCGGCACCCAGGTCGGGCTGGACAACCTCCAGCCGGGCGACATCCTCTACTGGGGCGGCGCGGGCAGCGCGTACCACGTGGGTGTCTACGTCGGCGGCGGCATGTTCGTCGGCGCGCAGAACTCCTCCACGGGCGTCGTGGAGAGGCCCCTCTCCTACGACCCGCCGAGCGGCGCGGTGCGCGTCCTGTAA
- a CDS encoding NADH-quinone oxidoreductase subunit C: MSDANNTAGDANEVNPEKDLSAENLPGQRGQGGEEIRVQRGMFGANNGGDTSGYGGLVRSVRLPGPASRPYGGWFDEVADELEGALEEQGLLPENAIEKTVVDRGEVTFHIEREHLVRVARTLRDDPALRFELCTGVSGVHYPHDKGRELHAVYHLRSITHNRLIRLEVSAPDGDPHIPSLVSVYPTNDWHERETYDFFGIVFDDHPALTRIMMPDDWQGFPQRKDYPLGGIPVEYKGAQIPAPDQRRSYS, encoded by the coding sequence GTGAGTGACGCGAACAACACCGCGGGTGACGCGAACGAGGTCAACCCCGAGAAGGACCTGTCCGCGGAGAACCTCCCCGGCCAGCGGGGCCAGGGCGGCGAGGAGATCCGCGTCCAGCGCGGCATGTTCGGAGCCAACAACGGCGGCGACACCTCCGGCTACGGCGGCCTGGTCCGCTCCGTCCGGCTCCCCGGACCGGCGAGCCGGCCCTACGGCGGTTGGTTCGACGAGGTCGCCGACGAACTCGAGGGCGCACTGGAGGAGCAGGGGCTCCTGCCCGAGAACGCCATCGAGAAGACGGTCGTCGACCGCGGCGAGGTGACCTTCCACATCGAGCGCGAGCACCTGGTCCGGGTGGCCCGCACCCTGCGCGACGACCCGGCCCTGCGCTTCGAACTGTGCACCGGCGTCAGCGGTGTCCACTACCCGCACGACAAGGGCCGCGAGCTGCACGCCGTCTACCACCTGCGCTCGATCACCCACAACCGGCTGATCCGTCTCGAAGTCAGCGCCCCCGACGGCGACCCGCACATCCCGTCGCTGGTCTCCGTCTACCCGACCAACGACTGGCACGAGCGCGAGACGTACGACTTCTTCGGCATCGTCTTCGACGATCACCCGGCCCTGACGCGGATCATGATGCCGGACGACTGGCAGGGCTTTCCGCAGCGCAAGGACTACCCCCTCGGCGGCATCCCCGTCGAGTACAAGGGCGCCCAGATCCCGGCTCCGGACCAGCGGAGGTCGTACTCGTGA
- a CDS encoding geranylgeranyl reductase family protein → MTVETEPLSENTADVIVVGAGPAGSTTAYHLARSGLDVLLLEKTAFPREKVCGDGLTPRAVKQLVAMGIDISEEAGWLRNKGLRIIGGGSRLQLDWPDLASFPDYGLVRKRDDFDEQLARQAQKAGARLYERCNVGAPIVDDRTGRITGVHAKLGEDKREVTFHAPLVVAADGNSTRLSLAMGLHRREDRPMGVAVRTYFTSPRHDDDYLESWLELWDRRGPQDRLLPGYGWVFGMGDGTSNVGLGVLNTSAAFKELDWREILKAWCASMPEDWGYTPDNMTGPIRGAALPMAFNRQPHYTKGLLLVGDAGGLVNPFNGEGIAYAMESGQIAADVVVQAHARATPAQREIALQRYPRVLKDTYGGYYNLGRAFVKLIGNPKVMQIATQRGLTHPILMKFTLKMLANLTDPTGGDAMDRIINGLSKVAPKA, encoded by the coding sequence GTGACCGTCGAGACCGAGCCGCTCTCCGAGAACACCGCCGACGTCATCGTCGTGGGCGCGGGGCCGGCCGGCTCCACGACCGCGTACCACCTGGCGAGGTCGGGACTGGACGTCCTGCTCCTCGAGAAGACCGCGTTTCCCAGGGAGAAGGTCTGCGGCGACGGCCTCACCCCGCGCGCGGTCAAGCAACTCGTCGCCATGGGCATCGACATCTCCGAGGAGGCCGGCTGGCTGCGCAACAAGGGCCTGCGCATCATCGGCGGCGGCTCCCGCCTCCAGCTGGACTGGCCGGATCTGGCCTCCTTCCCCGACTACGGACTCGTCCGCAAGCGCGACGACTTCGACGAGCAGCTGGCCAGGCAGGCCCAGAAGGCAGGCGCCCGGCTCTACGAGCGCTGCAACGTGGGCGCGCCGATCGTCGACGACCGCACCGGCCGCATCACCGGCGTCCACGCCAAGCTGGGCGAGGACAAGCGCGAGGTCACCTTCCACGCGCCGCTGGTCGTGGCCGCCGACGGCAACTCCACGCGCCTGTCCCTGGCGATGGGCCTGCACCGCCGCGAGGACCGCCCCATGGGCGTCGCCGTCCGCACCTACTTCACCTCGCCCCGCCACGACGACGACTACCTGGAGTCCTGGCTGGAACTCTGGGACCGGCGCGGCCCGCAGGACCGCCTGCTGCCCGGCTACGGCTGGGTCTTCGGCATGGGCGACGGCACCTCCAACGTCGGCCTGGGCGTCCTGAACACCTCCGCCGCCTTCAAGGAACTGGACTGGCGCGAGATCCTCAAGGCCTGGTGCGCGTCCATGCCCGAGGACTGGGGCTACACCCCGGACAACATGACCGGCCCGATCCGCGGCGCCGCGCTGCCCATGGCCTTCAACCGCCAGCCCCACTACACCAAGGGTCTGCTCCTCGTCGGCGACGCCGGCGGTCTGGTGAACCCCTTCAACGGCGAGGGCATCGCCTACGCCATGGAGTCCGGCCAGATCGCCGCCGACGTCGTCGTCCAGGCCCACGCGCGGGCCACCCCGGCCCAGCGCGAGATCGCCCTGCAGCGCTACCCGCGCGTCCTGAAGGACACCTACGGCGGCTACTACAACCTGGGCCGCGCCTTCGTGAAGCTCATCGGCAACCCGAAGGTCATGCAGATCGCGACCCAGCGCGGCCTCACCCACCCGATCCTGATGAAGTTCACCCTGAAGATGCTCGCCAACCTGACGGACCCGACGGGCGGCGACGCGATGGACCGCATCATCAACGGACTGAGCAAGGTCGCGCCGAAGGCGTGA
- the def gene encoding peptide deformylase translates to MPSVFVQGRPTASYPPFAPEARRGAVRRVTEVGEEVLHRPCRDVTEFGPDLAALIDDMFRTMYVAEGAGLAANQVGVDLRLFVYDCPDDNGVRHVGHIVNPVLDGLEPAARRLLDEGEGCLSVPGAVMAVPRPDRAVVRGLDKDGAPLLVEGTGYFARSLAHETDHVNGHVYLDRLSGRERKAALRQSADRREEVFARRAANAAAFAA, encoded by the coding sequence ATGCCGAGCGTCTTCGTCCAGGGGCGGCCCACCGCCTCCTACCCCCCGTTCGCGCCCGAAGCCCGGCGCGGAGCGGTGCGGCGCGTCACCGAGGTCGGCGAGGAGGTGCTGCACCGGCCTTGCCGGGACGTCACGGAGTTCGGGCCCGACCTCGCCGCGCTGATCGACGACATGTTCCGCACGATGTACGTCGCGGAGGGGGCCGGACTGGCGGCCAATCAGGTCGGCGTCGACCTGCGCCTGTTCGTCTACGACTGCCCCGACGACAACGGTGTCCGACATGTCGGACACATCGTCAATCCAGTCCTCGACGGTCTCGAGCCGGCCGCGCGCCGGCTGCTCGACGAGGGCGAGGGGTGCCTGTCCGTGCCGGGCGCCGTCATGGCCGTACCGCGGCCCGACCGGGCCGTCGTGCGCGGCCTGGACAAGGACGGCGCGCCGCTCCTCGTCGAGGGCACGGGCTACTTCGCGCGCAGCCTCGCCCACGAGACCGACCACGTGAACGGGCACGTCTACCTGGACCGGCTCTCCGGCCGGGAGCGGAAGGCGGCGCTGCGGCAGTCGGCGGACCGGCGCGAGGAGGTCTTCGCGCGCCGGGCCGCCAACGCCGCGGCCTTCGCCGCCTGA
- a CDS encoding GNAT family N-acetyltransferase, whose amino-acid sequence MKRPLPVVRLRVPTDEDAVAWHRIFDDPDVMEFHGGRAAELSVYEELTARQRRHDAEHGFCLWTVVDESGQVIGFTGAQPWPGDWGPKGEIEIGWRLGRAHWGKGYVTAAARQTLERLRGAGVAEVVAMVNARNARSIAVTERLGMRLAEVFTIPSSEQRGHCYRLDLLQY is encoded by the coding sequence GTGAAGCGACCTCTCCCCGTTGTACGGTTGCGCGTCCCCACCGACGAGGACGCCGTCGCCTGGCACCGGATCTTCGACGACCCGGACGTCATGGAGTTCCACGGCGGGAGGGCGGCGGAGCTGTCCGTCTACGAGGAGCTGACCGCCCGGCAGCGCCGGCACGACGCCGAGCACGGCTTCTGCCTGTGGACCGTGGTGGACGAGTCCGGGCAGGTCATAGGGTTCACCGGCGCCCAGCCGTGGCCGGGGGACTGGGGCCCCAAGGGCGAGATCGAGATCGGCTGGCGGCTCGGCAGGGCGCACTGGGGCAAGGGGTACGTCACGGCGGCCGCGCGGCAGACGCTGGAGCGGCTCCGCGGTGCGGGTGTGGCGGAAGTGGTCGCGATGGTCAACGCGCGCAACGCCCGGTCCATCGCGGTCACGGAGCGGCTGGGCATGCGGCTCGCCGAAGTCTTCACGATCCCGTCCTCGGAGCAGCGGGGGCACTGCTACCGCCTCGATCTGCTCCAGTACTGA
- a CDS encoding NADH-quinone oxidoreductase subunit A has protein sequence MNAYAPILVLGALGAGFAIFSVVMATLIGPKRYNRAKLEAYECGIEPTPTPAGGGRFPIKYYLTAMLFIIFDIEIVFLYPWAVTFDALGIFGLVEMLLFVLTVFVAYAYVWRRGGLEWD, from the coding sequence GTGAACGCGTATGCGCCCATCCTCGTACTGGGAGCCCTCGGGGCAGGCTTTGCGATCTTCTCCGTGGTGATGGCCACGCTGATCGGTCCGAAGCGGTACAACCGGGCGAAGCTCGAGGCCTACGAGTGCGGCATCGAGCCGACCCCCACGCCGGCCGGCGGCGGGCGCTTCCCCATCAAGTACTACCTGACGGCGATGCTCTTCATCATCTTCGATATCGAGATCGTCTTCCTCTACCCCTGGGCCGTCACCTTCGACGCCCTGGGGATTTTCGGGCTCGTGGAGATGCTGCTCTTCGTGCTCACCGTCTTCGTCGCGTACGCGTACGTATGGCGGCGCGGCGGCCTGGAATGGGACTGA
- the mqnC gene encoding cyclic dehypoxanthinyl futalosine synthase: protein MTEKADLQPILDRAAAGGRITPEEALDLYRDAPLHALGAAADAVRRRRYAGTEHIATYIIERNINYTNVCVTACKFCAFYAAPKDTKKGWSRDLDDILRRCAETVELGGTQIMFQGGHHPDYGVEYYEEHFAAIKKEFPQLVIHSLGASEVEHMARISKVSVGEAIQRIHAAGLDSFAGAGAELLPERPRKAIAPLKESGERWLEIMEIAHGLGVESTSTMLMGTGETNAERIEHLRMIRDVQDRTGGFRAFIPYTYQPENNHLKGRTQATLFEYLRMIAIARVFLDNVAHIQGSWLTTGKEVGQLSLHYGADDLGSIMLEENVVSSAGAKHRSNRLEIIDLIRKAGRVPAQRATTYEHLVVHDDPANDPVDERVVSHISSTAIEGGTAHPELKLLAPN from the coding sequence GTGACCGAGAAGGCCGACCTTCAGCCCATCCTCGACCGCGCCGCCGCCGGTGGTCGGATCACCCCCGAAGAGGCGCTCGACCTCTATCGCGACGCCCCGCTGCACGCGCTCGGCGCCGCCGCCGACGCCGTACGCAGGCGCCGGTACGCCGGCACCGAGCACATCGCGACGTACATCATCGAGCGCAACATCAACTACACGAACGTGTGCGTCACGGCGTGCAAGTTCTGCGCCTTCTACGCGGCCCCCAAGGACACCAAGAAGGGCTGGAGCCGCGACCTCGACGACATCCTGCGCCGCTGCGCGGAGACGGTCGAGCTGGGCGGCACGCAGATCATGTTCCAGGGCGGCCACCACCCGGACTACGGCGTCGAGTACTACGAGGAGCACTTCGCCGCCATCAAGAAGGAGTTCCCCCAGCTCGTCATCCACAGCCTGGGGGCGAGCGAGGTCGAGCACATGGCGCGGATCTCGAAGGTGTCCGTCGGGGAGGCGATCCAGCGGATCCACGCCGCCGGACTCGACTCCTTCGCCGGGGCCGGGGCGGAGCTGCTGCCCGAGCGGCCGCGCAAGGCGATCGCGCCGCTGAAGGAGTCCGGCGAGCGCTGGCTGGAGATCATGGAGATCGCGCACGGGCTGGGCGTCGAGTCGACGTCCACCATGCTGATGGGCACCGGCGAGACCAACGCCGAGCGCATCGAGCACCTGCGCATGATCCGGGACGTGCAGGACCGCACCGGCGGCTTCCGCGCCTTCATCCCGTACACCTACCAGCCCGAGAACAACCACCTGAAGGGCCGCACGCAGGCCACGCTCTTCGAGTACCTGCGGATGATCGCCATCGCCCGCGTCTTCCTCGACAACGTCGCCCACATCCAGGGCTCCTGGCTGACCACCGGCAAGGAGGTCGGCCAGCTCTCCCTGCACTACGGCGCGGACGACCTCGGCTCGATCATGCTGGAGGAGAACGTCGTCTCCTCCGCGGGCGCCAAGCACCGGTCCAACCGGCTGGAGATCATCGATCTCATCAGGAAGGCGGGGCGGGTCCCGGCGCAGCGGGCCACGACGTACGAGCACCTCGTCGTGCACGACGACCCGGCGAACGATCCCGTCGACGAGCGCGTCGTCTCCCACATCTCCTCCACGGCGATCGAGGGCGGCACGGCCCACCCCGAGCTGAAGCTGCTGGCCCCCAACTGA